One Drosophila subobscura isolate 14011-0131.10 chromosome U, UCBerk_Dsub_1.0, whole genome shotgun sequence DNA window includes the following coding sequences:
- the LOC117902186 gene encoding uncharacterized protein LOC117902186 isoform X2, whose translation MWIDQCQCGAFLQKPKGSNKFKMSRVRIPLPRGSGNNLRSIHSLKYNTILLMSDGQIYCFGSIKALHTVSWLSGVRCFAPTDQGFSVIREREQRLLLETYLDLPGLEKGESTLQHTFDITYDEQNIFQCDWKSEKYTLTTLKVSDEEEHFMQRLFGANVVRQQFVHIFSIAGHMFALVSNAEAEESEQAYHIELLCVYAAPIHFVRLLPRQNLCLVILSSGSVDIWHVSKLLGIKQRLMHHTGSEWLDYDFDASSENGDLYYTNGEQLVRLRVKYNAQLDECLVQSTAKSVPGIQACTWVSHSEQLVCLSDNNMFYRIAFGVDSEGAHKKTSLLSDFTPAAIQRLRQNTQELDKYERQPVLLQLAIQREYQKQQLVAVGSNNKLIAGSCKASLEFHRQIPLSGDAVMLLQPAQEMDLHSNCVYAIFKLSLASCEQLMHSTHWQLLLTIDDHQTRVHVLPELLLNRRCNLVVPLRKRRSERLPELTLKLVAFIELHGQLSAVLIPILVEENSYTYSALFGGSVTAVNLRSDNDLPMYNKKTDPAICHKFRLPNNLTLDQVANLFNAAGNLKENLLDIFFTDIKLRIQRITEDGEEENLPLSLQSDDPSAIFYFKHHILLNVDPLDANSDSTLLNQVMKFQCETERLYGTQRADGSNCGTSIQLRLESQYSAIRNTIL comes from the exons ATGTGGATTGATCAGTGTCAGTGCGGCGCCTTCCTGCAA AAACCGAAAGGATCAAACAAGTTCAAAATGAGCAGAGTGCGAATTCCCTTGCCCAGGGGCAGTGGAAATAATCTGCGCAGCATTCATTCCCTGAAATATAATACAATATTGCTAATGTCGGATGGCCAAATATATTGCTTTGGCTCGATCAAAGCCTTGCACACTGTGAGCTGGCTGAGTGGAGTCAGGTGCTTCGCGCCAACAGATCAGGGCTTTAGCGTGATTCGTGAGAGGgagcagcgactgctgctggagacGTATCTGGATCTTCCAGGCTTGGAGAAGGGTGAAAGTACTCTGCAGCACACCTTCGATATAACCTACGATGAACAGAATATATTCCAGTGCGACtggaaaagcgaaaagtaCACCTTGACTACACTGAAAGTCTCCGATGAGGAGGAACATTTCATGCAGCGTCTGTTTGGAGCCAACGTGGTCAGGCAGCAGTTTGTGCATATTTTCAGCATAGCTGGACACATGTTCGCCTTGGTTTCCAATGCAGAGGCAGAAGAATCGGAGCAAGCCTACCACATTGAACTCCTTTGTGTCTATGCGGCCCCAATTCACTTTGTACGCCTACTGCCTCGCCAGAATCTCTGTTTGGTCATactgagcagcggcagcgtggACATATGGCACGTGTCTAAGCTGTTGGGCATTAAGCAGCGGCTGATGCATCACACGGGCTCGGAATGGTTGGACTATGACTTTGATGCCAGCAGTGAGAACGGGGACTTATACTACACAAACGGAGAGCAGCTAGTGCGGCTGAGAGTTAAATATAACGCACAGCTGGACGAGTGTCTGGTTCAGAGCACGGCCAAGTCTGTGCCCGGCATACAGGCATGCACTTGGGTGAGCCACAGCGAACAATTGGTTTGCCTCAGTGACAACAACATGTTCTACCGCATTGCCTTTGGCGTTGACAGCGAGGGAGCACACAAGAAGACTTCATTGCTGAGTGACTTTACGCCAGCAGCAATACAGCGCCTGCGACAAAACACCCAGGAGCTGGATAAATATGAAAGGCAGCCAGTCCTCCTACAGTTGGCCATACAGAGAGAGTATCAAAAGCAGCAACTTGTGGCGGTGGGGAGCAATAACAAATTGATTGCTGGGAGCTGCAAGGCATCCCTAGAGTTTCATCGGCAGATACCTCTCTCTGGAGATGCTGTTATGCTCCTACAACCAGCTCAGGAAATGGATCTTCACAGTAATTGCGTTTATGCCATATTCAAATTAAGTCTTGCCAGCTGTGAACAGCTTATGCACAGCACCCACTGGCAACTATTGCTGACCATTGATGACCATCAAACCCGTGTTCATGTACTGCCAGAACTACTTTTAAATAGAAGATGCAATTTGGTAGTTCCATTGAGGAAACGAAGAAGCGAACGTCTGCCTGAGTTAACTCTTAAATTGGTTGCTTTTATTGAATTGCATGGTCAACTAAGTGCCGTGCTGATTCCCATTCTTGTAGAAGAAAATTCGTACACCTACAGCGCCCTTTTTGGAGGAAGTGTGACGGCCGTAAACTTGCGCTCAGATAATGATCTACCCATGTACAATAAAAAGACTGATCCAGCGATTTGCCACAAGTTTCGACTACCCAACAATTTGACACTGGATCAAGTGGCAAACCTGTTCAATGCTGCTGGTAACTTGAAGGAGAATCTATTGGACATATTTTTCACAGATATCAAGCTTCGAATACAGAGGATTACAGAGGATGGAGAGGAAGAGAATTTACCTCTATCACTTCAAAGTGACGATCCCTCTGCCATTTTCTATTTCAAGCATCATATTCTCTTAAATGTGGATCCCTTGGATGCTAATAGTGATTCTACACTGTTAAATCAAGTTATG AAATTTCAATGCGAAACTGAGCGCTTATATGGCACCCAACGAGCAGATGGGTCGAACTGTGGAACTAGCATTCAATTGCGACTAGAATCGCAATATTCTGCCATTAGAAATACAATATTATAA
- the LOC117902190 gene encoding deoxynucleotidyltransferase terminal-interacting protein 2 — protein MDSIFLVDKTGNQELQSKRGTNVLYTKGRDRFLLSGDESGSSDDEQNEGETQLFGLNFSSKDISDAVNSSLAGTKPAPSKVAMQLDEMTRKVEAAVDNSIKNKKDHRKRFTEVDCSCEPDLIIRTENVEKDMLNSRRVLDPGLAQRTALPSVGKRKQTILNRAERAKTKGSGWFDLPATEVTEEMRNELKIIQMRSVLNPKQFYKKNDLKVLPKYFQIGTVQHSALDHYKEKNTRKAKKSLVDQLLEDEAFQKFNKRKYNEVIQRTDKYAHRKAMKKMKKLKKNK, from the exons atggaCTCCATATTTTTAGTGGACAAAACTGGCAACCAGGAGCTGCAGAGCAAGCGAGGCACAAATGTTCTGTACACAAAGGGTAGAGATAGGTTCTTGCTATCGGGTGACGAGTCTGGGAGCAGTGACGACGAGCAAAACGAAGGCGAAACGCAACTTTTTGGACTAAACTTTAGCAGTAAAGATATTAGCGATGCTGTGAATTCTTCGTTGGCTGGGACAAAGCCAGCCCCGTCAAAAGTGGCAATGCAACTGGATGAGATGACTCGGAAAGTAGAAGCCGCTGTGGATAATTcgatcaaaaacaaaaaagaccACCGGAAGCGGTTCACAGAGGTGGACTGCAGCTGTGAGCCGGACTTGATCATTCGAAcggaaaatgtggaaaaggaTATGCTAAACTCGCGACGAGTTTTGGATCCAGGTCTGGCGCAGCGCACTGCTCTGCCAAGTGTCGGCAAGAGAAAGCAAACCATTCTGAACAGA GCGGAGCGTGCAAAAACTAAAGGCAGCGGTTGGTTTGATCTGCCAGCCACAGAAGTCACCGAGGAAATGCGAAATGAACTAAAAATCATTCAGATGCGATCGGTTCTGAATCCTAAACAATTCTACAAGAAGAACGACTTGAAGGTTCTACCCAAATACTTCCAAATCGGAACCGTTCAACATTCGGCATTAGATCACTACAAGGAAAAGAACAcaaggaaagcaaagaaatcCTTGGTCGATCAACTTCTGGAGGACGAGGCCTTCCAGAAGTTCAACAAACGGAAATATAATGAGGTAATCCAACGCACCGACAAATACGCTCATCGAAAGGCAAtgaaaaaaatgaagaaactgaagaaaaataaataa
- the LOC117902186 gene encoding uncharacterized protein LOC117902186 isoform X1, translated as MEQHEDSWCQNDEEQWSIEDDTLFQPCGLISVSAAPSCKSVFITWNELYLLNFRFKKPKGSNKFKMSRVRIPLPRGSGNNLRSIHSLKYNTILLMSDGQIYCFGSIKALHTVSWLSGVRCFAPTDQGFSVIREREQRLLLETYLDLPGLEKGESTLQHTFDITYDEQNIFQCDWKSEKYTLTTLKVSDEEEHFMQRLFGANVVRQQFVHIFSIAGHMFALVSNAEAEESEQAYHIELLCVYAAPIHFVRLLPRQNLCLVILSSGSVDIWHVSKLLGIKQRLMHHTGSEWLDYDFDASSENGDLYYTNGEQLVRLRVKYNAQLDECLVQSTAKSVPGIQACTWVSHSEQLVCLSDNNMFYRIAFGVDSEGAHKKTSLLSDFTPAAIQRLRQNTQELDKYERQPVLLQLAIQREYQKQQLVAVGSNNKLIAGSCKASLEFHRQIPLSGDAVMLLQPAQEMDLHSNCVYAIFKLSLASCEQLMHSTHWQLLLTIDDHQTRVHVLPELLLNRRCNLVVPLRKRRSERLPELTLKLVAFIELHGQLSAVLIPILVEENSYTYSALFGGSVTAVNLRSDNDLPMYNKKTDPAICHKFRLPNNLTLDQVANLFNAAGNLKENLLDIFFTDIKLRIQRITEDGEEENLPLSLQSDDPSAIFYFKHHILLNVDPLDANSDSTLLNQVMKFQCETERLYGTQRADGSNCGTSIQLRLESQYSAIRNTIL; from the exons ATGGAACAGCATGAAGATTCTTGGTGCCAAAACGACGAGGAGCAATGGTCTATTGAGGATGATACGCTGTTCCAGCCATGTGGATTGATCAGTGTCAGTGCGGCGCCTTCCTGCAAGTCTGTGTTTATTACCTGGAACGAATTGTATTTGCTGAATTTTCGTTTCAAGAAACCGAAAGGATCAAACAAGTTCAAAATGAGCAGAGTGCGAATTCCCTTGCCCAGGGGCAGTGGAAATAATCTGCGCAGCATTCATTCCCTGAAATATAATACAATATTGCTAATGTCGGATGGCCAAATATATTGCTTTGGCTCGATCAAAGCCTTGCACACTGTGAGCTGGCTGAGTGGAGTCAGGTGCTTCGCGCCAACAGATCAGGGCTTTAGCGTGATTCGTGAGAGGgagcagcgactgctgctggagacGTATCTGGATCTTCCAGGCTTGGAGAAGGGTGAAAGTACTCTGCAGCACACCTTCGATATAACCTACGATGAACAGAATATATTCCAGTGCGACtggaaaagcgaaaagtaCACCTTGACTACACTGAAAGTCTCCGATGAGGAGGAACATTTCATGCAGCGTCTGTTTGGAGCCAACGTGGTCAGGCAGCAGTTTGTGCATATTTTCAGCATAGCTGGACACATGTTCGCCTTGGTTTCCAATGCAGAGGCAGAAGAATCGGAGCAAGCCTACCACATTGAACTCCTTTGTGTCTATGCGGCCCCAATTCACTTTGTACGCCTACTGCCTCGCCAGAATCTCTGTTTGGTCATactgagcagcggcagcgtggACATATGGCACGTGTCTAAGCTGTTGGGCATTAAGCAGCGGCTGATGCATCACACGGGCTCGGAATGGTTGGACTATGACTTTGATGCCAGCAGTGAGAACGGGGACTTATACTACACAAACGGAGAGCAGCTAGTGCGGCTGAGAGTTAAATATAACGCACAGCTGGACGAGTGTCTGGTTCAGAGCACGGCCAAGTCTGTGCCCGGCATACAGGCATGCACTTGGGTGAGCCACAGCGAACAATTGGTTTGCCTCAGTGACAACAACATGTTCTACCGCATTGCCTTTGGCGTTGACAGCGAGGGAGCACACAAGAAGACTTCATTGCTGAGTGACTTTACGCCAGCAGCAATACAGCGCCTGCGACAAAACACCCAGGAGCTGGATAAATATGAAAGGCAGCCAGTCCTCCTACAGTTGGCCATACAGAGAGAGTATCAAAAGCAGCAACTTGTGGCGGTGGGGAGCAATAACAAATTGATTGCTGGGAGCTGCAAGGCATCCCTAGAGTTTCATCGGCAGATACCTCTCTCTGGAGATGCTGTTATGCTCCTACAACCAGCTCAGGAAATGGATCTTCACAGTAATTGCGTTTATGCCATATTCAAATTAAGTCTTGCCAGCTGTGAACAGCTTATGCACAGCACCCACTGGCAACTATTGCTGACCATTGATGACCATCAAACCCGTGTTCATGTACTGCCAGAACTACTTTTAAATAGAAGATGCAATTTGGTAGTTCCATTGAGGAAACGAAGAAGCGAACGTCTGCCTGAGTTAACTCTTAAATTGGTTGCTTTTATTGAATTGCATGGTCAACTAAGTGCCGTGCTGATTCCCATTCTTGTAGAAGAAAATTCGTACACCTACAGCGCCCTTTTTGGAGGAAGTGTGACGGCCGTAAACTTGCGCTCAGATAATGATCTACCCATGTACAATAAAAAGACTGATCCAGCGATTTGCCACAAGTTTCGACTACCCAACAATTTGACACTGGATCAAGTGGCAAACCTGTTCAATGCTGCTGGTAACTTGAAGGAGAATCTATTGGACATATTTTTCACAGATATCAAGCTTCGAATACAGAGGATTACAGAGGATGGAGAGGAAGAGAATTTACCTCTATCACTTCAAAGTGACGATCCCTCTGCCATTTTCTATTTCAAGCATCATATTCTCTTAAATGTGGATCCCTTGGATGCTAATAGTGATTCTACACTGTTAAATCAAGTTATG AAATTTCAATGCGAAACTGAGCGCTTATATGGCACCCAACGAGCAGATGGGTCGAACTGTGGAACTAGCATTCAATTGCGACTAGAATCGCAATATTCTGCCATTAGAAATACAATATTATAA
- the LOC117902189 gene encoding iron-sulfur protein NUBPL — MNSTWLALRPLMRASQRRFATKLTDHQTAMMARGLPKREKLIGVEDIIVVASGKGGVGKSTVAANFACSLAKLGKRVGLLDGDIFGPSIPLLMNVHSEPRVNSQNLMIPPQNYNVKCLSMGMLTPPDGAIIWRGPLVMSAVQRLLKGAEWGPLDVLVIDTPPGTGDVHLSLTQHAPITGVILVSTPHAAAVEVTLRGAKMFEKLNVPIFGLVENMRFSICDSCNHRMEFFKKSPSLQSLPDTIISLPLNAHIAECGEEGVPVVIKYPNTDYSTLFTQLAEHILRAIEERKNVSRQDSK, encoded by the exons atgaaTAGCACTTGGTTGGCGTTGCGTCCACTAATGCGCGCCTCTCAGCGACGCTTTGCAACGAAACTGACCGACCACCAGACGGCGATGATGGCGCGCGGTCTGCCCAAAAGGGAGAAACTGATTGGTGTCGAAGATATTATAGTCGTAGCGTCTGGAAAAGGGGGAGTGGGCAAGAGTACCGTCGCAG CTAACTTTGCCTGCAGCCTGGCCAAGCTGGGAAAGCGTGTGGGTCTGCTGGATGGTGATATTTTTGGTCCGAGCATTCCTCTTTTAATGAATGTGCACAGCGAGCCCCGTGTGAATAGCCAGAATCTAATGATTCCGCCCCAAAATTACAACGTAAAGTGCCTGTCAATGGGCATGCTTACACCACCCGATGGAGCAATCATTTGGCGCGGCCCGCTGGTTATGTCAGCCGTACAGCGCCTGCTGAAGGGAGCCGAATGGGGTCCGTTGGATGTTCTGGTCATAGACACTCCTCCGGGCACGGGAGATGTTCATCTCTCGCTAACACAGCATGCGCCCATCACAGGTGTTATTCTGGTGTCCACCCCGCACGCCGCAGCCGTAGAGGTAACTCTGAGAGGtgcgaaaatgtttgaaaagtTAAATGTTCCCATCTTTGGTCTGGTGGAGAACATGAGGTTCTCCATTTGCGACAGCTGCAATCATCGCAtggaatttttcaaaaaatctCCCAGCTTGCAGTCGCTTCCCGACACGATTATATCCTTGCCACTGAACGCTCACATTGCAGAGTGCGGGGAGGAGGGTGTGCCTGTAGTTATTAAGTACCCAAACACGGACTATTCCACACTCTTTACCCAACTGGCTGAACACATTCTAAGAGCCATTGAGGAGCGGAAGAACGTTTCACGACAAGACTCGAAATGA
- the LOC117902188 gene encoding 60S ribosomal protein L5, with protein sequence MGFVKVVKNKQYFKRYQVKFRRRREGKTDYYARKRLTFQDKNKYNTPKYRLIVRLSNKDITVQIAYARIEGDRVVCAAYSHELPKYGIKVGLTNYAAAYCTGLLVARRVLNKLGLDSLYAGCTEVTGEEFNVEPVDDGPGAFRCFLDVGLARTTTGARVFGAMKGAVDGGLNIPHSVKRFPGYSAETKSFNADVHRAHIFGQHVADYMRTLEEEDEESFKRQFSRYIKLGIRADDLEDIYKKAHQAIRNDPTHKVTAKKTAGVTKKRWNAKKLTNEQRKTKIAAHKAAYVAKLQSETEA encoded by the exons atg GGTTTCGTTAAGGTAGTCAAGAACAAGCAGTACTTCAAGCGCTACCAGGTTAAGTTCCGTAGGCGTCGTGAGGGTAAAACCGATTACTATGCCAGGAAGCGCTTGACGTTCCAGGACAAGAACAAGTACAACACGCCCAAGTACCGTTTGATTGTGCGTCTCTCCAACAAGGATATCACTGTCCAGATCGCATATGCTCGCATTGAGGGTGATCGCGTCGTGTGTGCCGCTTACTCGCACGAGCTGCCCAAGTATGGCATTAAG gtCGGTTTGACCAACTATGCTGCTGCATACTGCACTGGTCTGCTGGTTGCACGTCGTGTGCTCAACAAGTTGGGCCTGGACTCTCTGTATGCCGGCTGCACTGAAGTGACCGGAGAGGAGTTCAACGTGGAGCCAGTCGACGATGGACCAGGTGCTTTCCGTTGCTTCTTGGATGTTGGCTTGGCGCGCACCACAACCGGTGCTCGTGTGTTCGGTGCCATGAAGGGTGCTGTTGATGGTGGACTGAACATTCCACACTCCGTGAAGCGTTTCCCCGGCTACTCTGCAGAGACCAAGAGCTTCAATGCTGATGTGCACCGCGCTCACATCTTTGGTCAGCATGTTGCCGACTACATGCGCACTCTGGAGGAGGAAGACGAGGAGAGCTTCAAGCGCCAGTTCAGCCGTTACATCAAACTGGGCATCCGTGCTGATGAT CTTGaagatatctacaaaaaagcCCACCAGGCCATTCGTAACGATCCTACCCACAAGGTCACCGCCAAGAAGACTGCTGGCGTTACGAAGAAGAGGTGGAATGCTAAGAAACTCACAAACGAGCAGCGCAAGACCAAGATTGCCGCCCACAAGGCCGCCTATGTGGCCAAGCTTCAGTCCGAGACTGAGGCCTAG